In the genome of Nycticebus coucang isolate mNycCou1 chromosome 12, mNycCou1.pri, whole genome shotgun sequence, one region contains:
- the UPK3B gene encoding uroplakin-3b, which translates to MGLPQRQLLPGLLFLLMVLSWLQPSLSLELIPYTPQITAWDLEGKVTATTFTLEQPRCVLDGRAGTGDTVWLVVAHSNASRGFQNPQTLAEIPAFPQLLTDGYYMTLPLFLDQLPCEDPVGDSGGTPVLRVGNDHGCHQQLYCNAPLPSPGPYRVKFLLMDDRGSPKAQTRWSDHITLHQGKDPGSIDTWPGRRSGGMIVITSILSSLAGLLLLAFLAASTVRFSNLWWPEEAPEQLRIGSFTGKRYMTHHIPPSEAATLPVGCEPGLDPLPSLSP; encoded by the exons ATGGGACTCCCCCAGAGGCAGCTTCTCCCAGGGCTGCTGTTCCTCCTCATGGTACTGAGCTGGCTCCAGCCTAGCCTGAGCCTAG AGCTGATCCCCTACACGCCACAGATAACAGCCTGGGACCTGGAAGGGAAGGTCACAGCTACCACCTTTACCCTGGAGCAGCCTCGCTGTGTCCTCGATGGGCGTGCTGGCACTGGAGACACTGTCTGGCTGGTGGTGGCCCACAGCAATG CCTCCAGGGGCTTCCAGAACCCACAGACCTTGGCCGAGATCCCAGCCTTCCCACAGTTGCTGACTGATGGCTATTATATGACGCTGCCCCTCTTCCTAGACCAGCTGCCCTGTGAGGACCCTGTGGGGGACAGTGGAGGCACCCCCGTGCTGCGGGTGGGCAATGACCATGGCTGCCACCAGCAGCTCTACTGCAATGCCCCCCTTCCCAGCCCTGGACCTTACCG TGTGAAGTTCCTCCTGATGGATGACAGGGGCTCACCCAAGGCCCAGACCAGGTGGTCAGACCACATTACTCTCCACCAAG GGAAGGACCCAGGCTCCATTGACACATGGCCAGGGCGGCGAAGTGGTGGCATGATCGTCATCACCTCCATCCTCTCTTCTCTGGCTGGTCTCCTGCTCTTGGCCTTCTTGGCAGCCTCTACTGTGCGCTT CTCCAACTTGTGGTGGCCTGAGGAGGCCCCTGAGCAGCTGCGGATTGGCTCCTTCACGGGGAAGCGCTACATGACCCACCACATCCCACCCAGTGAGGCTGCCACACTGCCTGTGGGCTGTGAGCCTGGCCTGGACCCcctccccagcctcagcccctAG